The Lachnospiraceae bacterium KM106-2 nucleotide sequence AGATAATCTTCCTTTATTGTTCTCTATCTCATAAATACCACACACACTTTTCGTTGTATAGTCCGCTGTTCGCAAATATAGTTTTGCAATTTCCAATGACTTAAAAGGAAAATTCCATCGTTGCAATCCTCTATTTGGGTCATGCTCGATACAAATGCACCGTCCACAAGTTCCACAAATATATTGAGTGTGGTTCTCCAAACAGTCCAGCGGATTTAGTAAAGGCGTTATTCTATTTTCATCAGAGTAACATTCCTCACACACTTTTCTTTTCACTCCTTATAAAATTCAAATTTTCTTTTCCCTAATAATTACAAATATTCCTTGGAAATTGCTTCCACACCATACATTTCCATAAATGCATCCAGGTCCGCTGCATCCCCAATCAACATATTCTCGTCAAAGTGTAAGATATGCATATCTTAAAATCCAGCCACATGTTCTCCGGTACAAATGATACATTTTAGAACTGCTTCCTTATTTATTTTTCATATCGAATCTTATATGCTTTTTTCTTAAAAATAGGGAATATCTAATTTATTATCATCAAGGTCGGATATTCATCCGACCTCTTGATTATACTATAGATTCTATAAAAATTCATCTGTTATCACTGCAGCATTGCTTCTTTTTTCTTCTGTTCTGCAATCTTCTCATGAATGTTAGTATTATACAGCCTGTACAAATCTGTATCCTTACTAATCTGATTATCAAATGGAATCACCACAGAACCACACTTGATAAGTCCCATTCCCGATGCAGTATTGGTTACGAATCTTAGCTGTGCCTCTGATACCCCGATAACTTCCGCCATCTTGGAACTGTCCGTATTTGCCTGCTTCAAAAGTGCCACAAACTCAGAGTTTGCAAGCATTGTGGTTGCTGTGTAATTCTGCAACAGATCGACGACATTCTGCGTGATACCTGTACAAAGACCTCCCTGCTTTCTTACTTTCTTCCAGAGCTGCTGCAGATATTTTGCAGAATACTCGGAATTAAGCAGGACATGGAACTCATCAATATAGAGCCATGTTGCCTTGCCTCTCTTGCCATTCTCAACAATCCTGTTCTGAATAGACTCCATCATGACAAGCATTGTGATAGGACTAAGCTCTGTACCTAAGTCCCTGATACCATATACTGTGAATCTGTTATCCACATCCACATTTGTCTGGTGATTGAAGATGTTAAGTGAACCATTTACGAAAAGCTCTAGTGACAATGCAATGTCCTTTGCCTCGTCCTCCGGCTGCGCCATAAGGATATCGTAGAAATCACTCATTACAGGGATATACTTCTCTTTGCTCCTTGCAATGTCGATATACAGTTTTCTCACACAGCGGTCGATGATTGACTTCTGTCTTGAATTTAAACTGTCCCCGATACACTGCTCACAAAGTCCAAGCATAAACTCGCCCTTCTCTCTAACCATTCCCTTGGAATCATTCGGATCAAGGCTCCATACATCCATCTCCAGCGGATTCACATAGTTATCCGTGTAGGTAGACATATTTACCACTGTTCCACCATAAGTATCAGCTATATCAAAGTACTCGTTCATTGGATCTATAACGATTATTTCATCATCACCCGACAAGAATACGCTGCCCATCTCCATCTTACAGAAGAAGGATTTACCGGAACCAGGCACTCCGAAAACGAAGCCATTTCCGTTGATAAGCTTCTTTCTGTTACCGATATTCACATTCTTGCTGATCTGGTTGATACCATAATAGTTGCCTGTGCTGTCATTAAGCTCCTGCACATTGAATGGCATAAGTACCGCAAGTGACTGAGTAAGAAGGGTACGCATTGTCTCCACCTGTCTTACACCAATCGGAAGTGCTGTGTTGAGAGCTTCCCTCTGCTTTAAGTAGTGTGTATCAATCGTGCAGCTGTTACGCTTTCCGATGGTCTCCACAGTCTCACATACACTCTCAAGCTCCTTCTTGCTTTCTGCCATAAGAATAATGGTTACTCCCACGAAGAAAAGGCACTGGTCATTCTCACGGACGTCATCCATGATTTCCTCAATCTCCTTTTTCTCCGTTCTCTTGGCATATGAAATTTCCGTAGAAAAATCGTTATTCTTATTACGAACTCTCTGCTGTTTGATAATATCCGACTCAATACCAAGGTATTTTTTCTGAAGCACCTTTGTTGTCAGATCCTTTGGAACAGGCACCACATCAATACTCGTGATAGAATGAACCGGAAGGGAAGTAATCTCATTGATGAATCTGTCTGATAAACTGCTCGGATACTTTTTGATAAAAAGTGCCTTGCAGAATTTACTCTCATCCTCAAAATGGTCCGGGAAATATTTCACCATCCCATTGCACAGGTCATTTCTAAAATCTGCCCCGACCTTCTTTGCCTTTTTGATATCAAAATCAAAGCTGCCCTCATCTCCAAGATGATAATAGTCATAAAGCACTTTCAGCCTCTCATTTCCATTAAGAGGCACAATCTCCGCACCAAGTTCAATGAAAGCCTTGTGTATCGTTGCCTCAAGGGTTGCAAACTGTGCCTTCGCCTCCTCAAAGTTCTTTCTCTCAATCGTGATCGTCAGGTATCTCTCCTGCTCAATCCCCTGTCTGCCCTCAATAATCTTCTCTTCAATGATGTCATTGTAAATTCTTCTGTAATTATTGAAACCATCATTTTTCTCAGCAATCAGAACCTTGTCACGGAGTTCATCCATGTTTTTGTTCTTATTGTTGATCGTAATCTTATAATTACAGTCCAGCGAATTTAAGAACTTGCAGTATCTCTCGAAAATACCGATCTGCTCATCCTCGGTTGCTGTCGTGTAATTGATGTCCTGAAAGCGGTAGCATTTGGAATACTTATTTTTGCTTACTTCAAAAATGCCGTTTTCAGCCACCGCCATAATCTCTATGGTTTCCTGAATGGATTTAGGTGTCTTATACAAAGGCTCACTCGCCTTCTTTAATAACTTAAATCCGTCTGTAAATAAACCCATGTCTCTAACCTCGCTTTCTTATAATGAAAGCCCGCCGGGAACTTCACCCTGCGGGCTGTGTTCCCGACCTTGCGGTCAGATACTATTTATTTCTAATGCATTGCCTTATATGCTGCAATACCAGCTGCTGCCGCCACAATGACTGCGACAAGTCCAAGCAGCATGTTTCTCGTCTTTTTCTTCATTTCTTCAAACTCCTCCTGCTTCTTTACAGCCGAATCAGCTGTTACAGTCTCCGGTTCAGCCTTTCTGCCTTTCTTCTTTACCTGTTCATTCTGCTCTACTTCTAACTGCTTTATTGCAGGCTCTCCTTCTGTTGATACATAGGTAAGTGCCTTGTTTCCAAACATAAAATGCAGTTTCTTTCCCATATACTCGTAGAAATTCATCCCGTTAAAGGAATAGAATCCGCCAAGTGCAATCGGTGCCACACAGGGAATTGCCACATAAGCAGAACCCGTAAGACCGATATACTTGTAAAGAAGAAGGACGATACCGCCACCGACTACTACGCTTGCAATAGAAAATATAAGCTGCCTTGCAGTAAGTCCCATCGCAACCGATTCCTGATAGCGGTCAATATCCTTGTTTACTTCGATTACCATTGTCCCTGCCTCCTATCTTGATAAATCCTTTGTCTCCGGCTTTCTTGTCATTCCAATATTCGCCTCATACTTATCCATTCCATCCGGACACAGTTCTCTAAGCTTATCTACATTGAACAGATAAAGCGGATATTCGCAGAAACCACTCCTTTGCGTGAATCCTGTAAACTCTCCAAGGTCGTTATCTGTAATAAACTTTTCAATATCCGGCATGTCATTCACATTCAGATATCCGCAGTAATTTGGTGCTGCAACCGACAAATTCACAGTCACATCCACAAAAGGCTCATCATATCCATCTTCATTACACATAAGACCGATAAACATTGCCTTGTTATTCATATACCGCTGGATATCAAGTGTCACCTGCGTTTCTCCGGTTAAACTTGAATTATAAGTAACCTGTATCTTTTCATTATCCATTTCTGCCTCCTTCTATAATCCAAATGCCTTGCTTGTAAGTGTCTGTGCACCCTTCACGCTTCCGACAGTCATGGCTATCGTAAATGTCATTTCACACAGATATATAAGTGTCTGTGCCCAGTCAGCATAACTTCCTGTAAATGCCGGAAGTCCTGCATTGATAAATGCATTACATACCACAATCGCAAGTGCCATCGTTACTGCCTCAAACACGCATGACAGGAAATATTTGCAGTAGGTAGC carries:
- a CDS encoding type IV secretory pathway, VirB4 components, encoding MGLFTDGFKLLKKASEPLYKTPKSIQETIEIMAVAENGIFEVSKNKYSKCYRFQDINYTTATEDEQIGIFERYCKFLNSLDCNYKITINNKNKNMDELRDKVLIAEKNDGFNNYRRIYNDIIEEKIIEGRQGIEQERYLTITIERKNFEEAKAQFATLEATIHKAFIELGAEIVPLNGNERLKVLYDYYHLGDEGSFDFDIKKAKKVGADFRNDLCNGMVKYFPDHFEDESKFCKALFIKKYPSSLSDRFINEITSLPVHSITSIDVVPVPKDLTTKVLQKKYLGIESDIIKQQRVRNKNNDFSTEISYAKRTEKKEIEEIMDDVRENDQCLFFVGVTIILMAESKKELESVCETVETIGKRNSCTIDTHYLKQREALNTALPIGVRQVETMRTLLTQSLAVLMPFNVQELNDSTGNYYGINQISKNVNIGNRKKLINGNGFVFGVPGSGKSFFCKMEMGSVFLSGDDEIIVIDPMNEYFDIADTYGGTVVNMSTYTDNYVNPLEMDVWSLDPNDSKGMVREKGEFMLGLCEQCIGDSLNSRQKSIIDRCVRKLYIDIARSKEKYIPVMSDFYDILMAQPEDEAKDIALSLELFVNGSLNIFNHQTNVDVDNRFTVYGIRDLGTELSPITMLVMMESIQNRIVENGKRGKATWLYIDEFHVLLNSEYSAKYLQQLWKKVRKQGGLCTGITQNVVDLLQNYTATTMLANSEFVALLKQANTDSSKMAEVIGVSEAQLRFVTNTASGMGLIKCGSVVIPFDNQISKDTDLYRLYNTNIHEKIAEQKKKEAMLQ